The sequence TACTTATAACAGGTGGGGCAGGATTTATAGGTTCTAACCTTGCCCTTGAGCTTCAGGAAAGATATCCATCAGCAAAAATTCTTATATTGGACGATTTTTCAAGTGCAAACTTTAAAAATCTGAAAAAGTTCAAAGGTGAAGTTCTTGCATGTGATGTTTCAACAGATGAAGTATTTTTCAAGATTGATGACTTTCAGCCGGAAGTGATATTTCATCTTGCATCAATAACTGATACAACCGTTACAGATCAGGAACTTATGATGAGAAAAAATGTTGATGGATTTAAAAATATCCTTGAGGTTGCAGCCGAAAGTGAATCAACAGTAGTTTACGCATCATCTGCATCTGTTTACGGTAATGTGAAAGAGCATATCCCTCTAAAAGAAAACAGAGAAAAATCCCCTGAAAATGTTTATGCATTTTCAAAATATATAATGGACAACATAGCAAAAGATTTTTCAGAAAAGACAGGACTTAAGGTTGTAGGTGTGAGGTATTTCAA comes from Persephonella sp. and encodes:
- the rfaD gene encoding ADP-glyceromanno-heptose 6-epimerase, giving the protein MVKEINSILITGGAGFIGSNLALELQERYPSAKILILDDFSSANFKNLKKFKGEVLACDVSTDEVFFKIDDFQPEVIFHLASITDTTVTDQELMMRKNVDGFKNILEVAAESESTVVYASSASVYGNVKEHIPLKENREKSPENVYAFSKYIMDNIAKDFSEKTGLKVVGVRYFNVYGPGEAHKGKFASMIYQLYLQIKKNKRPKLFKWGEQKRDFVYVKDAVDGTILAKEAPQSTVYNIGSGEARSFNEVVALLNKYLGKDFEPDYFDCPYDFYQEFTQADMSKIKKDLGFVPKYNLEKGIKEYVEILEGKIPHPVGG